The nucleotide window ACTGCCCCTTCGAGTCCCGCCCCGCACAGCAATCGTACCTCAGGCCTCCCCAGCCTCGTCAGTCGCCGTCGCTTCGCTCCGGCGACTGACTCCCTCGCGCGGTGCTCCTTGCGGTCGCCGGGGGCGACCGCTCGGAGGCACGCGCCACCGCCGAATCGAGTAGAAAGAATAGCAAACCGATTCAGTAGAGTCGCTCACGCGCTATCTGTCGCGTCCGGCTCGTCGACCGCGTGGTGCGGTCCCACCGGTCCGTGGGTCGGACAGACCCCGGCGATCGGCGTCGCGTTGAGACAGCAGGCGCGCTGCTCGCCGGCGACGAGGCCGCGAGAGAGGGGGTCACCGCAGCGAGCGCAGTAGGCGTCCGCTCCGTCGGTCCCGTCGCGGCCGCCGGCGTCCGCCGTCACGGTCGCTCGCGGAGCCGCATCGGCACCGGGTGGTTCGGGTGCATCGTCAGCGAGCCGCGCAGGGAGAGGTCCGGCCCCTCGTAATCGAGTTCGAACCGCGAGCAGACTTCCGCGAGGATGAGCTTCGCCTCCAGCAGCGAGAAGGACTTCCCGATACAGTGGCGCGGACCGCCGCCGAACGGGAAAAACGCGAACCGAGGCCGCCCGCTCCGACGCTCCGGTCGCCACCGGTCCGGATCGAACGCCTCGGGGTCGTCGTACCAGCGGTCGGAGCGGTGGACGACCCACTGGGAGACCATCAGCGCGGACCCCTCCGGGATCCGGTACCCCCCCAGTTTCACGTCGAGCTTGGGCTCGCGGAACAGCGTGTAAACGGGCGGGTAGAGGCGCATCGACTCGTTGAGCACGCGCTCGGTGTACTCCATCTCGCGGACGTCGGCCGCGGTCGGGGGACCCTCAGCTGTCGCCGCCTCGGCCTCGCGCTCGACTCGCTCGCGGGCCTCGGGGTGGTTCGAGAGCAGGTAGAAGGTGTAGGTGAGCGCGAGCGCGGTGGTGTCGTGGCCAGCGAGCAGCATGGTGACCAGCTCGTCGCGGAGGTTCTCGTCGGTCTGCTCGCCGCGGTCGCGGGCGCGGAGCAGGACGGACAGCAGGTCCATCGGCAGGTCGCCGTCGCCGTCGCCGGCGGGACCGGGCACCGCGACGCCCTCGGAGCCGGCGGGGTCGACGCTCGGGTCGCGCTCCGTGCCGCGGCGGCGGTCGACGATCCCGTCGATGACGGATTCGAGGGTGTCGATCGCCGCGTCGAACTCGCGGTTCTCGCGGGTCGGCACCCAGTTCGGGATCAGGTACCGGCGGGGGTCCGGCTCGAACCGCGCGCCGAGCGGTTCGAGGTTCTCCTGTACCGTCTTCACTTCCTCGTCGGTGATGTCGGCCCCGAACATCGCCGAGACGATGATCTTCACGGTGAGCCGGGCGACTTCGAGCTGGACGTCGACGACGTCGCCGTCGCGCCAGTCGGCGAGCTGCGACCGGGTGTGATCGACCATCGTCCCGTCGAGCGCGCCGATCCGCCGGTTGTGGAACGAGGGGTTCGCGAGCTTGCGCTGGCGCTGCCACGTGTCGCCGTCGCTCATGAGGAGCCCGTCGCCGAGTAAGGCGTCCATCGCGTCGTCGCCGAACTGGGGCTTCCGGTACCGCTCGGCGTCGGCGACGAGCACGCGCTCGACGTCGGCGGGGTTCGTGAGCAGGTACGTCTCGCGGGGGCCCAGATCCAGCCGCACCACGTCGCCGTAGCTGTCGGCGCAGGCGCGGAGGAACCCGAACGGGTCGTCGGCGAACTGGCGACCGTTCCCGAACACGGGGTCTCCGAGGGGTCCGGGCGGCGTGACTGACATACGATTTCTGGGGGTTGAGCGGGGTTAAACGTTCGGCGGA belongs to Halorubrum sp. DM2 and includes:
- a CDS encoding cytochrome P450, whose product is MSVTPPGPLGDPVFGNGRQFADDPFGFLRACADSYGDVVRLDLGPRETYLLTNPADVERVLVADAERYRKPQFGDDAMDALLGDGLLMSDGDTWQRQRKLANPSFHNRRIGALDGTMVDHTRSQLADWRDGDVVDVQLEVARLTVKIIVSAMFGADITDEEVKTVQENLEPLGARFEPDPRRYLIPNWVPTRENREFDAAIDTLESVIDGIVDRRRGTERDPSVDPAGSEGVAVPGPAGDGDGDLPMDLLSVLLRARDRGEQTDENLRDELVTMLLAGHDTTALALTYTFYLLSNHPEARERVEREAEAATAEGPPTAADVREMEYTERVLNESMRLYPPVYTLFREPKLDVKLGGYRIPEGSALMVSQWVVHRSDRWYDDPEAFDPDRWRPERRSGRPRFAFFPFGGGPRHCIGKSFSLLEAKLILAEVCSRFELDYEGPDLSLRGSLTMHPNHPVPMRLRERP